A genomic stretch from Oreochromis niloticus isolate F11D_XX linkage group LG11, O_niloticus_UMD_NMBU, whole genome shotgun sequence includes:
- the LOC102083071 gene encoding T-cell surface glycoprotein CD4-like translates to MCSELRMKMLVWFVFVLGALSAAGEVFVAKVGGKVTLNCGVSSYTNSLRWYHGNDFLHSVPQRGLTLNGTVELVRRSVVRQTDLEISSVKETDAGRFTCSADLTRHEHSLSLFSVSVSVVPSADLLLGSEATLQCDVKGFIEGCEVKWKSPNVDSPEWSPTAQLKPVTSSHDGTWQCIITCGSNQLSEDLTITVQEPPPTTSTTTASLCSSKDSPKTIFAIVCSVLLSYFLL, encoded by the exons ATGTGCTCAGAATTAAG AATGAAGATGCTGGTGTGGTTTGTGTTTG TGCTGGGTGCGCTCTCGGCTGCAGGTGAAGTTTTTGTTGCAAAAGTCGGGGGGAAAGTCACATTGAACTGTGGGGTCAGCAGCTACACAAACTCTCTGCGTTGGTATCATGGAAATGACTTTCTTCATAGTGTTCCTCAGAGAGGCCTAACTCTCAACG GCACTGTTGAACTTGTGCGGAGGTCAGTCGTGAGACAGACGGATCTGGAAATCTCCAGTGTGAAAGAAACAGATGCTGGACGGTTCACATGTTCTGCAGATTTGACACGTCATGAACATTCACTTTCTCTGTTCTCAG TGTCGGTCTCTGTCGTTCCCTCTGCTGATCTCCTGCTGGGCAGCGAGGCAACGCTCCAGTGTGACGTGAAAGGTTTCATTGAAGGTTGTGAAGTGAAGTGGAAGAGCCCAAATGTAGATTCACCTGAATGGTCACCAACAGCTCAACTCAAACCTGTAACAAGCTCACATGATGGGACCTGGCAGTGTATCATCACCTGTGGCAGCAATCAGCTTAGTGAGGATCTGACCATCACAGTCCAAG AGCCGCCTCctacaacatcaacaacaacagcttcactgtgcAGCTCGAAGGATAGCCCAAAGACCATCTTTGCCATTGTGTGCTCAGTTTTGCTTTCTTACTTCCTGCTGTGa
- the LOC102082477 gene encoding T-cell surface glycoprotein CD4 isoform X2, with product MCSELRMKMLVWFVFVLGALSAAGEVFVAKVGGKVTLKCGVSSYTRSLQWIHGTDILYSVFQRGVPDKGAVDLAQRSVVRQTNLEISSVKETDAGWFICSADQTIHQHSLSLFSVSIVPSADLLLGSEATLQCDVKGFIGGCEVKWKSPNVDSPEWSPTAQLKPVTSAHNGTWQCIITCGSNQLSEDLTITVQEPPPTTSTTTASLCSSKDSPKTIFAIVCSVLLSYFLL from the exons TGCTGGGTGCACTCTCGGCTGCAGGTGAAGTTTTTGTTGCAAAAGTCGGGGGGAAAGTCACATTGAAGTGTGGGGTCAGCAGCTACACACGCTCTCTGCAGTGGATTCATGGAACTGACATTCTTTACAGTGTTTTTCAGAGAGGCGTCCCTGACAAAG GCGCTGTTGATCTTGCACAGAGGTCAGTCGTGAGACAGACGAATCTGGAAATCTCCAGTGTGAAAGAAACAGATGCTGGATGGTTCATATGTTCTGCAGATCAGACAATTCATCAACATTCACTTTCTCTGTTCTCAG TGTCCATCGTTCCCTCTGCTGATCTCCTGCTGGGCAGCGAGGCAACGCTCCAGTGTGACGTGAAAGGTTTCATTGGAGGTTGTGAAGTGAAGTGGAAGAGCCCAAATGTAGATTCACCTGAATGGTCACCAACAGCTCAACTCAAACCTGTAACAAGTGCACATAACGGGACCTGGCAGTGTATCATCACCTGTGGCAGCAATCAGCTTAGTGAGGATCTGACCATCACAGTCCAAG AGCCGCCTCctacaacatcaacaacaacagcttcactgtgcAGCTCGAAGGATAGCCCAAAGACCATCTTTGCCATTGTGTGCTCAGTTTTGCTTTCTTACTTCCTGCTGtga